Proteins from a single region of Leuconostoc gasicomitatum LMG 18811:
- a CDS encoding LacI family DNA-binding transcriptional regulator — MDKKITINDIAAKAGVSKTTISRYLNDKFDNMSKTTKVRIEETIAELDYRPNRQAQALKARNSFLIGVSVADISNMYTSRLLKGIGDYFQKTHYQVLIMDADNNIDRELSNLEKMMTEQVDGIILQPLVHQPDHYQFLINKKTPVVQVDRYTEPFTWPAVVSDNFQKSVDLAKIFKTKHYDTVIVLANRITGVSSRMNRYNGLKAGLTGSQITVHLIEIDDSNWQSILKTTLATYQRTALFALNGQVLWSVVRFLKTQQIRVPEDIGLIGYDDDRFADMISPAIASISQNPQEIGRTAAEKLNLIINEHGLLPKNIRIPSTIQLRDSL; from the coding sequence ATGGATAAAAAAATCACAATTAACGATATTGCTGCAAAAGCTGGCGTTTCAAAAACAACAATTTCTCGTTATTTAAATGATAAATTCGATAATATGTCAAAAACAACAAAAGTTCGTATTGAAGAAACAATTGCCGAACTTGATTATCGCCCCAATAGACAAGCACAAGCCTTAAAAGCACGCAATTCTTTTTTAATTGGCGTCTCTGTAGCCGATATTTCTAATATGTACACCTCTCGTTTGCTAAAAGGTATTGGTGACTATTTTCAAAAAACACATTATCAAGTTTTAATTATGGACGCTGACAATAATATTGATCGCGAATTAAGTAATTTAGAAAAAATGATGACCGAACAAGTAGATGGTATAATTTTGCAGCCACTAGTTCATCAACCCGATCACTATCAGTTTTTAATCAATAAAAAAACACCAGTGGTGCAAGTCGATCGTTACACCGAACCGTTTACTTGGCCTGCTGTCGTGTCTGATAATTTTCAAAAATCAGTTGACCTCGCTAAAATATTTAAAACAAAACATTACGATACAGTTATCGTATTAGCCAATCGTATTACTGGTGTATCAAGTCGTATGAATCGCTACAATGGTTTAAAAGCGGGTCTGACTGGGAGTCAGATAACAGTTCACTTGATTGAAATCGATGATTCCAATTGGCAATCAATTCTAAAAACTACCTTAGCCACTTATCAGCGAACAGCTCTTTTTGCACTGAATGGGCAAGTGCTATGGTCTGTTGTCCGTTTTTTAAAAACACAACAGATACGTGTACCCGAAGATATCGGATTGATTGGCTATGACGATGATCGATTTGCAGATATGATTTCCCCTGCAATTGCTTCTATTTCACAAAATCCTCAAGAAATCGGGCGTACCGCTGCTGAAAAATTGAATTTGATTATAAACGAACATGGCCTTCTGCCCAAAAACATCCGGATCCCGTCTACAATTCAACTACGCGATTCATTATAA
- a CDS encoding glycerophosphodiester phosphodiesterase family protein, with product MTIKTQIIAHRGYRAVAPENTLPAFEAALAYQPDMLEMDVHRTLDGHLVVIHDEKVDRTTNGTGFVKDMTLAEIKSLDAGIYKEPKMVGVTIPTFDEFLTFLRAQKFDQTLMLEIKTDHVSYPGIEKEILDKIDIYKPAYHVLYQSFNLNSLKIVRQLQPKADIAALVYWATPIVYWLKWRGVFDYIHSDIRILKNKPRIFWRPNMHIRTWTVDNEADMRRVFKAGLRGMITNKVALATKIRREIQGDEHD from the coding sequence ATGACTATTAAAACACAAATTATTGCGCATCGTGGCTACCGTGCTGTCGCACCGGAAAATACTTTGCCGGCTTTTGAAGCGGCTTTGGCTTATCAACCAGATATGTTAGAAATGGATGTTCATCGGACTTTAGATGGACATCTGGTAGTTATTCATGATGAAAAAGTTGATCGCACGACAAATGGTACGGGATTTGTTAAAGACATGACTTTAGCTGAAATTAAGTCGCTAGATGCTGGTATTTATAAAGAACCAAAAATGGTTGGTGTAACTATTCCAACTTTTGATGAGTTTTTAACTTTTTTGCGGGCACAAAAGTTTGACCAGACACTGATGTTAGAAATAAAAACAGATCATGTTTCTTATCCGGGTATCGAGAAAGAAATATTGGACAAAATTGACATATATAAACCGGCATATCATGTGTTGTACCAAAGTTTCAACTTGAATTCATTAAAAATTGTCCGGCAATTACAACCAAAGGCAGATATTGCAGCATTAGTATATTGGGCGACACCGATCGTTTATTGGTTAAAATGGCGAGGTGTTTTTGACTATATTCATTCAGATATTCGGATTTTAAAAAATAAGCCAAGGATTTTTTGGCGACCTAACATGCATATAAGAACTTGGACTGTTGATAACGAAGCTGATATGCGACGTGTTTTTAAGGCTGGTTTACGAGGTATGATTACAAATAAAGTGGCATTAGCCACCAAGATACGTCGAGAAATTCAGGGGGATGAACATGACTAA
- a CDS encoding sugar kinase, translated as MSEILTLGEPIVTFTSTDLNAGLVDSINYYKFLGGAELNVMIGASRLGHSTEYISQVGADPLGQFAIKEISKYHVGNHYISTDDDNWTAFQLKELVDQGDPATFNFRRRSAAAHFDKSNIDHIDFTGVKIAHLSGIFPAISMQAREAFRYFAEQLIAHEIQTTFDPNLRPALWESQAVMIETINDLAKYGEIVLPGINEGEILMGSRDPEKIADFYLANSDRTQTVVVKLGPEGAYVKNKSGDSYIVKGFNVKKVVDTVGAGDGFALGLITALIEGLPMAKAVERGNAVGALQVQTTGDNDGYPTRDQLTQYLVSEQKED; from the coding sequence ATGAGTGAAATTTTAACATTAGGTGAACCAATTGTTACTTTTACATCAACTGATTTAAATGCGGGATTAGTGGATAGCATTAATTATTATAAGTTTTTGGGTGGTGCTGAACTTAATGTTATGATTGGTGCTAGTCGTTTAGGACATAGTACTGAATACATTTCGCAAGTGGGTGCCGACCCATTAGGACAGTTTGCAATCAAAGAGATATCAAAATACCATGTTGGTAATCATTATATTTCAACTGATGACGATAACTGGACTGCTTTTCAGTTAAAAGAGTTAGTTGATCAAGGAGATCCAGCCACCTTTAATTTCCGACGTCGGTCGGCAGCGGCACATTTTGATAAATCAAATATTGATCATATTGACTTTACTGGGGTTAAAATAGCACATTTATCAGGTATTTTTCCAGCTATTTCAATGCAGGCACGAGAAGCATTTCGTTACTTCGCTGAACAACTGATTGCACATGAAATTCAAACGACATTTGACCCTAATTTACGTCCAGCCCTGTGGGAATCACAGGCGGTGATGATTGAAACAATTAATGATTTAGCTAAATATGGTGAAATTGTTTTACCTGGTATTAATGAAGGTGAAATTTTGATGGGATCACGCGATCCCGAAAAAATTGCCGACTTTTACTTGGCTAATAGCGACAGAACGCAGACCGTAGTGGTAAAACTTGGGCCAGAAGGTGCGTATGTCAAAAATAAGTCCGGTGATAGTTACATAGTTAAAGGATTTAATGTTAAGAAGGTAGTCGACACGGTTGGTGCCGGGGATGGCTTTGCACTAGGGTTGATTACGGCGCTAATTGAGGGGTTACCAATGGCTAAAGCAGTTGAACGTGGAAATGCGGTTGGCGCTTTACAGGTGCAAACAACTGGTGACAATGATGGCTATCCAACACGCGATCAATTAACACAATATTTAGTATCAGAACAGAAAGAGGATTAA
- a CDS encoding sugar phosphate isomerase/epimerase family protein yields the protein MKKSQIVLNHLVFASDRENGGQQLDMLKKVVGFGIQSAELRREYFDDIIAETPAIAAYAQSENLRLFYSVPDDLFVNHRVNPKLSQYYHEAIQLGVSVIKFNTGDFETLLPEDIAAIDKLLKLGIQTNIENDQTQTSGKMHAIEKFMTAAHAADLAIGYVYDMGNWRYVGENELTAAKQLAPYVKYIHVKDDKGLGDKVVTVPLNEGEIAWPEILHILPQNVPVAIEYPTANEQTILDGIQALKVFS from the coding sequence ATGAAAAAATCACAAATTGTTTTGAATCATTTAGTGTTCGCATCAGATCGTGAAAATGGCGGGCAACAGTTAGATATGTTAAAAAAAGTCGTTGGTTTTGGAATTCAATCTGCTGAGTTACGACGTGAATATTTTGATGATATCATTGCAGAAACACCGGCTATCGCAGCTTATGCTCAATCAGAAAATCTGCGTCTTTTCTATTCGGTACCCGATGACTTGTTTGTTAATCATCGCGTTAATCCAAAGCTGAGTCAGTATTATCATGAAGCGATTCAGTTAGGTGTTAGTGTTATCAAGTTTAATACGGGAGATTTTGAAACCTTATTGCCAGAAGACATTGCGGCAATAGATAAACTATTAAAACTTGGCATTCAAACAAATATTGAAAACGACCAAACACAGACATCTGGTAAAATGCACGCTATTGAAAAGTTCATGACAGCAGCGCATGCAGCAGATCTTGCAATTGGCTATGTTTATGACATGGGAAATTGGCGTTATGTGGGGGAAAATGAGCTGACAGCAGCAAAGCAGTTAGCACCATATGTCAAATATATTCATGTGAAAGATGATAAAGGTCTGGGGGATAAGGTAGTCACTGTCCCATTAAACGAAGGCGAAATTGCATGGCCAGAAATCTTGCATATATTGCCGCAAAATGTGCCAGTAGCTATTGAGTATCCAACTGCAAATGAACAGACCATTCTTGATGGTATCCAAGCACTTAAAGTGTTTAGTTGA
- a CDS encoding cation:proton antiporter, with amino-acid sequence MTTLYTLALLLIGVIATNIIKEFIPKIPEAFILIAVGVVMSFTSIFKNFELEPEFFMLMIIAPIMFIDGQKQSFAKIKQRFEGIWLLSVVLAVMTTLIVGIITNHIEVTWTLPLAITLAAIITPTDAVAVKSLTAGTDMPEGVGEALELESLFNDATGLVMLDLALSVLSQGTFSVVHGLEHFFFVAIGGVLVGTVLGFLIVTLRVNLQQRASNPETTIIPISLLTPFAVYLLAEHIGTSGILAVVATGMVHNWESSRLRLTSTTVQLTSRTIWQTIADVLNDIVFLILGISLPSVWLSITKLGVSATLQLTALSVLIYVIMLILRYFWALRDNNNKQNRRKSNSFTLFFGDRNNKQHKFYARIFAISGVHGTVTLAMAFSLPYKIAGHAFPYRETLIIVATLVILISMLVSAIVLPLQLPAKIESYTVTDLNQTRDKMIDYASLKILDHVSDHNIRETLSTQLQSQKNKLFMMDDRKNASPQFLELLADTQDFALAYIHSDSITQTYSPNVIGIYAKVLQRTRNNGPKQTMSFKHQLKRTLRRYARETTWHIANGVITRAQRERFRKNKLATDSTFAANIKKWTDTRDELIALNNDLTHATDIYLDDKLRERLDAKHNDNDHIYFVREAMNRFFNRVKRDYKDESAPVSSALYIQAFQYEYDFVQQGVSGGSIVQTMASTLFKEINQAQMLQLDQTEQFDTDDYTESKI; translated from the coding sequence ATGACTACTTTATATACACTAGCTTTACTATTGATTGGTGTTATTGCAACCAATATTATTAAAGAATTCATCCCCAAAATACCTGAAGCCTTTATTTTAATTGCTGTTGGTGTTGTCATGTCATTTACATCAATTTTTAAAAACTTTGAACTGGAACCTGAATTTTTTATGTTAATGATTATCGCGCCAATCATGTTTATTGATGGTCAAAAACAATCATTTGCTAAAATCAAACAACGTTTTGAAGGTATTTGGCTATTATCAGTCGTTTTAGCCGTGATGACAACGCTTATTGTTGGTATTATTACCAATCACATTGAAGTCACTTGGACACTGCCCTTAGCTATTACATTGGCTGCTATTATCACACCCACCGATGCTGTAGCCGTTAAATCATTAACAGCAGGCACTGATATGCCTGAAGGTGTTGGTGAAGCCCTAGAACTCGAGTCACTTTTTAATGATGCTACTGGACTAGTGATGTTAGATTTAGCACTGTCTGTTTTATCACAAGGCACTTTTTCAGTTGTGCATGGATTAGAACATTTTTTCTTTGTGGCAATTGGTGGTGTCCTTGTTGGTACAGTTCTAGGCTTTCTCATTGTAACCTTACGCGTTAATTTACAACAACGTGCGTCAAACCCTGAAACGACGATCATTCCTATTAGTTTATTAACCCCATTTGCTGTTTATTTACTCGCTGAACACATAGGAACTTCTGGTATTTTGGCAGTCGTGGCAACTGGTATGGTTCATAATTGGGAATCAAGCCGCCTACGTTTAACTTCGACAACTGTGCAATTAACCTCGCGGACGATTTGGCAAACCATTGCGGATGTATTAAATGATATTGTTTTCCTAATTTTAGGTATTTCGTTACCAAGCGTATGGTTATCAATCACAAAACTTGGTGTGTCTGCTACATTACAACTCACAGCTTTGAGTGTCTTGATTTATGTCATCATGCTGATTTTACGATACTTTTGGGCCTTACGTGACAATAATAATAAACAGAATCGCCGTAAATCAAATAGTTTCACACTATTTTTTGGTGATCGTAATAATAAACAGCACAAATTTTATGCTCGTATTTTTGCTATTAGCGGTGTGCACGGCACTGTGACGTTAGCCATGGCTTTTTCTTTACCTTATAAAATTGCAGGTCATGCATTCCCCTACCGTGAAACACTCATTATTGTTGCAACTTTAGTTATTTTAATCAGTATGCTTGTTAGCGCCATTGTTTTACCGTTACAATTACCTGCAAAAATCGAATCCTATACAGTAACTGATCTCAACCAAACCCGTGATAAAATGATAGATTACGCTTCACTAAAAATTCTTGATCATGTATCAGATCATAATATCCGTGAAACACTGTCAACACAACTTCAGTCACAAAAAAATAAATTATTCATGATGGATGATAGAAAAAATGCTTCACCACAATTTCTTGAACTACTAGCAGATACACAAGATTTTGCTTTGGCGTATATTCACAGTGATTCTATCACGCAAACTTACAGCCCAAACGTAATTGGCATATACGCTAAAGTTCTACAACGCACACGCAATAATGGTCCAAAGCAGACTATGTCATTCAAGCATCAACTCAAACGTACTTTACGTCGATATGCACGCGAAACAACTTGGCACATCGCAAATGGCGTTATTACACGTGCGCAACGTGAGCGCTTCCGAAAAAATAAATTAGCAACTGATAGCACATTTGCTGCAAACATTAAAAAATGGACTGACACACGTGATGAACTCATTGCGCTCAACAACGATTTGACTCACGCTACAGACATTTATTTAGATGATAAGTTACGTGAACGTCTTGATGCCAAACACAATGATAATGATCATATTTATTTCGTTCGTGAGGCAATGAATCGCTTCTTCAACCGTGTGAAGCGTGATTACAAAGACGAATCTGCGCCGGTTAGTAGTGCACTTTACATTCAGGCATTCCAATATGAGTATGACTTCGTACAACAAGGTGTTTCTGGCGGTTCTATTGTCCAAACAATGGCTAGTACACTTTTCAAAGAAATTAACCAAGCACAAATGTTACAGTTAGATCAAACCGAACAATTTGATACAGACGATTATACTGAATCAAAAATATAA
- a CDS encoding redoxin domain-containing protein: MITNFINQEIADFSVNAYHNGDVTSVTKEDTLGKWGVYFFYPADFSFVCPTELGDLADHYVAFQKANTEIYSVSEDSEFVHKAWAEATDTIAKIKYPMLADPAGKLARFFNVLDEEAGLAFRAVFIVNPEGKIQSYTINNMGIGRNAEEILRTLEAAQFVSEHGDRVCPANWHPGEDTITPSLDLVGKL, encoded by the coding sequence ATGATAACTAACTTTATTAACCAAGAAATCGCCGACTTTTCTGTCAACGCATACCATAACGGTGACGTTACTTCAGTCACAAAAGAAGATACTTTGGGAAAATGGGGCGTCTACTTTTTCTACCCTGCCGATTTCTCATTTGTTTGCCCAACAGAATTAGGTGACTTAGCTGATCACTACGTTGCTTTCCAAAAAGCTAACACCGAGATTTATTCAGTTTCAGAAGATAGCGAATTTGTCCACAAAGCTTGGGCTGAAGCTACTGATACAATTGCTAAAATTAAATATCCAATGCTAGCCGATCCTGCTGGCAAATTAGCACGCTTCTTCAACGTTCTTGATGAAGAAGCTGGCTTAGCTTTCCGAGCTGTTTTCATTGTCAACCCTGAAGGCAAGATTCAATCATACACCATCAATAATATGGGTATTGGTCGCAATGCTGAAGAAATCTTACGTACATTGGAAGCTGCACAATTTGTTTCTGAACATGGTGATCGTGTTTGCCCTGCCAATTGGCATCCAGGTGAAGACACAATTACGCCAAGCCTAGATTTAGTTGGCAAGTTATAA
- a CDS encoding FAD-dependent oxidoreductase, which translates to MTKDHIYDTIIIGGGPAGLSAGIYAGRATMDTLIIEGDQIGGQVVTTSIVANYPAVETIDGTELVNKMQQQAKDFGVNFVADTVLDYNFNEPYIKTVTGKKDVYSARSIIIATGAKPHEVGFEGEHEFRGRGVAYCSTCDGELFSGLEVFVIGGGYAAAEEADYLTRFARHVTVVMRSSDFTCAPLTADRARSNDRITILPYTEVVSVTGQDYLSEAHFINNQTHETTTYHLAPDDNTFGMFIYVGTDPQTKLFKKDITLDENQYILTNSTGQSNIPGVFAAGDVISKPLRQIVTAASDGANAATSAELYVTALKKSLNIAISRQVPNKKARTTLSQTSAIEERQPAVTQNRKSHWFANELVQQLQPIFNKLEQDIVLSQLTNNSEKSRELTAFLQEFSELNSHIQFVSKTIDQSTAHHLPYFKLMTATGLDTGIQFSGIPTGHELNSLVLAIYNTAGPGQTIDSQLVERIKKLPKTAIAIGVSLTCHFCPDVVAACQHIAALNPHVSAEMIDLQLFPDIREKHHIMSVPAMIFNQSDQVIFGSQSLEDIVTAIETTN; encoded by the coding sequence ATGACAAAAGACCATATTTATGACACAATCATAATTGGTGGTGGTCCAGCCGGTTTATCTGCAGGTATTTATGCTGGGCGTGCTACCATGGATACGCTTATAATAGAAGGGGATCAAATTGGTGGTCAAGTCGTCACAACATCAATAGTTGCCAACTATCCCGCAGTTGAAACGATTGACGGCACTGAACTCGTTAACAAAATGCAACAACAGGCAAAAGATTTTGGTGTTAACTTTGTAGCAGACACTGTCCTAGATTATAATTTCAATGAACCATACATCAAAACTGTTACTGGAAAAAAAGATGTTTACAGTGCACGCAGTATTATCATTGCAACTGGTGCTAAACCACACGAAGTTGGTTTTGAGGGCGAACATGAGTTTCGTGGGCGTGGTGTTGCCTATTGTTCAACTTGTGATGGCGAATTATTTAGTGGATTGGAAGTCTTTGTCATCGGTGGTGGCTATGCTGCCGCTGAAGAAGCAGACTATCTCACCCGTTTTGCTCGACATGTCACCGTTGTTATGAGATCTTCTGATTTTACTTGTGCCCCATTGACAGCTGATCGCGCACGATCGAACGATCGTATTACAATCTTGCCATATACTGAAGTTGTCTCTGTTACAGGTCAAGATTATTTGTCTGAAGCACACTTCATCAATAATCAAACACACGAAACAACCACATATCATCTTGCGCCAGATGATAATACCTTTGGTATGTTCATCTATGTTGGGACAGACCCACAAACAAAGTTGTTTAAAAAAGATATTACCCTTGATGAAAATCAATATATTTTAACTAATTCAACAGGTCAATCAAATATACCTGGGGTTTTTGCAGCCGGTGACGTGATTTCAAAACCTTTACGTCAAATTGTTACTGCTGCTTCTGATGGTGCTAACGCTGCTACCAGTGCTGAATTATACGTCACAGCGTTAAAAAAATCATTAAATATTGCGATTTCACGACAAGTGCCGAATAAAAAAGCACGCACGACTTTGAGCCAAACAAGTGCCATAGAAGAAAGACAACCTGCTGTGACGCAAAATCGCAAGAGCCATTGGTTTGCAAATGAATTGGTACAACAGCTCCAACCCATTTTTAATAAGTTAGAGCAAGATATTGTTTTGTCACAATTAACAAATAATTCCGAAAAAAGTCGGGAACTCACGGCATTCTTGCAGGAATTCAGCGAATTGAATTCACACATTCAATTCGTATCAAAAACTATTGATCAATCAACGGCTCACCATTTACCATACTTTAAACTAATGACAGCAACTGGCTTAGACACTGGTATTCAATTTAGTGGTATTCCGACCGGCCATGAACTTAATTCCTTGGTTTTGGCTATTTATAATACTGCTGGTCCCGGTCAAACTATTGATAGCCAACTTGTTGAACGGATCAAAAAATTACCTAAAACCGCTATTGCTATTGGCGTATCGTTGACGTGTCATTTTTGTCCTGATGTTGTTGCTGCTTGCCAACATATTGCGGCCCTTAATCCACACGTTTCTGCTGAAATGATTGATTTACAACTTTTCCCTGACATACGCGAAAAGCATCATATTATGAGTGTTCCAGCCATGATATTTAATCAAAGTGACCAAGTTATCTTCGGTAGCCAATCACTTGAAGACATTGTAACAGCCATCGAAACGACAAATTAG
- a CDS encoding DUF3042 family protein, with amino-acid sequence MKSFKSGVIVGILSSAALAAATALSYRHTIIKPAQQAEEHHEEVSKQAIRRSVAAHQSRY; translated from the coding sequence ATGAAATCATTTAAGTCAGGCGTTATTGTTGGTATTTTAAGTTCAGCTGCTCTAGCTGCTGCTACGGCACTTAGTTATCGTCACACAATTATTAAGCCGGCACAACAAGCAGAAGAACATCATGAAGAAGTTTCAAAACAAGCAATTCGTCGCAGTGTTGCGGCACACCAATCACGATACTAA
- the miaA gene encoding tRNA (adenosine(37)-N6)-dimethylallyltransferase MiaA → MTKLVVITGPTASGKSDLSIAMAQKFNGEIISADAMQIYRKLDVGTAKVTKAERALVPHHLIDIVDMTSQFSVADFIARADEVIADIVSRGKLPIITGGTGFYVKALLGEQPLDFVVSDEQEVNDLKQRDLSELMRTLQILDSTLAEKVDQHNKQRVIRAIQIARHGAHSIKQIRPKYESLVVGIDWPRDMLYERINSRAQKMIDAGLLAEAQLILDAGGEDCQAGKAIGYKEFFPYLIGQSTLNESIADMQQDSRRYAKRQLTYLRHQIPGLIWINGEVAKAELSMLIESWI, encoded by the coding sequence ATGACTAAACTGGTTGTTATTACGGGTCCGACTGCGTCGGGTAAAAGTGATTTATCCATTGCCATGGCACAAAAATTTAATGGCGAAATTATTTCCGCCGATGCGATGCAAATTTATCGTAAGCTAGACGTTGGTACAGCAAAAGTGACAAAGGCTGAACGTGCATTAGTACCACATCATTTGATAGATATCGTTGATATGACAAGCCAATTCTCTGTGGCTGATTTTATTGCTCGCGCTGATGAGGTAATTGCTGATATTGTATCACGTGGTAAATTACCGATTATCACAGGTGGGACGGGATTCTATGTCAAAGCATTACTTGGTGAACAACCACTTGATTTTGTAGTAAGTGACGAACAGGAGGTCAACGATTTAAAACAACGCGATTTATCTGAACTGATGCGGACATTACAAATTCTTGATAGCACCTTGGCAGAAAAAGTTGATCAGCATAATAAGCAACGTGTCATTCGAGCGATTCAAATCGCCCGCCATGGTGCACATAGCATAAAACAGATACGTCCTAAATATGAGTCACTAGTTGTTGGTATTGATTGGCCACGTGATATGTTATACGAGCGGATTAATTCACGAGCTCAGAAAATGATTGATGCGGGTTTGTTAGCAGAAGCGCAGCTTATTTTAGATGCCGGTGGTGAGGATTGTCAAGCGGGGAAAGCTATTGGTTATAAAGAATTTTTCCCATATTTAATTGGTCAATCAACGCTAAATGAGTCTATAGCAGACATGCAACAAGACTCAAGACGCTATGCTAAACGTCAACTAACCTATCTTAGACATCAAATTCCAGGATTGATTTGGATTAATGGGGAAGTAGCAAAGGCAGAATTGTCTATGCTTATTGAATCGTGGATATAA
- a CDS encoding alpha/beta fold hydrolase, with the protein MAKFTTTDDVTIDYKMQGQGQSVILIAGYSGNQATWTAQTDVLVASGLQVITYDRRNHGKSDTVNYGMRLSRHGKDLAELISALQLKKPVLLGHSMGASTIWAYLSLYGDNNVRAVITEDQVPTMLRDDNWPFGIFNADISTVLPAIEKLPHTKLTCLKISTEIKGALSQAYQPFDFQLNAPLLLNSAIQDWRDVVIREQVPHLFLAGGESPLWSADHAKFASKMALYGQYHVFDGVGHIPHIEAPDDFNQIILNFIHTL; encoded by the coding sequence ATGGCAAAATTTACAACAACTGATGATGTGACTATTGACTATAAAATGCAGGGACAGGGGCAATCTGTGATCCTAATTGCTGGTTATTCCGGTAATCAGGCAACATGGACAGCACAAACTGATGTGTTAGTGGCTAGCGGTTTACAGGTTATTACCTATGATCGACGTAATCATGGTAAAAGTGACACGGTTAATTACGGAATGCGTCTTTCACGACATGGGAAAGATTTAGCAGAACTTATATCGGCATTGCAATTAAAAAAGCCAGTATTACTTGGTCATTCTATGGGAGCAAGTACAATTTGGGCTTATTTATCACTGTATGGGGATAATAATGTGAGAGCTGTAATCACGGAAGATCAAGTGCCAACAATGTTGCGTGATGATAATTGGCCATTTGGCATCTTTAATGCTGATATTAGCACAGTTCTCCCTGCTATTGAAAAATTACCTCATACAAAACTCACGTGTTTAAAAATTTCAACAGAAATTAAAGGTGCACTAAGCCAAGCATACCAACCATTTGATTTTCAACTAAACGCACCATTACTATTAAATAGTGCCATACAAGATTGGCGTGACGTGGTAATTCGTGAACAAGTACCACATTTGTTTTTGGCAGGTGGCGAATCACCATTGTGGTCAGCAGATCATGCAAAATTTGCATCAAAAATGGCACTTTATGGGCAGTATCATGTTTTTGATGGTGTTGGACATATTCCGCATATTGAAGCACCAGATGATTTTAATCAAATCATTCTAAATTTTATTCATACATTATAA